A genomic window from Desulfuribacillus stibiiarsenatis includes:
- the recO gene encoding DNA repair protein RecO: protein MIFNAEGLVLKGIDYGESHKIVHILSPSLGKFSAIALGAKKTKSKFSATTQPLMLGSFVLFRKGDSLASLNQSEIIQSYPKLRNDLLLSTYAMYILDVTERVQEENEPAFELFQMLTSILNKMEEGYDAEILVRIFEIKLFALKGYRPCVDQCLHCNAVEEGYAYRFSVRLGGFLCPRCTQQDPKAMHITPSVAKLVRVFLYIDLERIGEISVKKDTRAGLEEVSQAFIREHLGLQMKGHTMIAQIKSVYES, encoded by the coding sequence ATGATATTTAATGCCGAAGGTCTTGTTTTAAAGGGAATTGATTATGGGGAATCCCATAAAATCGTTCACATTTTAAGTCCTTCATTAGGGAAATTTTCTGCTATCGCTCTTGGAGCGAAAAAGACTAAAAGCAAGTTTAGCGCAACTACCCAACCTTTAATGTTGGGTTCTTTTGTGTTATTTAGAAAAGGCGATTCATTAGCGAGTCTGAATCAGAGTGAAATCATACAGTCATATCCAAAATTACGTAACGATTTATTACTCTCTACATATGCCATGTATATATTAGATGTAACGGAGCGAGTGCAAGAAGAAAACGAACCAGCTTTTGAGCTTTTTCAGATGCTTACCAGTATATTGAACAAGATGGAAGAAGGTTATGACGCAGAAATTTTAGTCAGGATTTTTGAAATTAAGTTATTTGCACTTAAAGGCTATCGTCCATGTGTTGACCAATGTCTCCATTGTAACGCAGTTGAAGAAGGATACGCGTATCGATTTAGTGTTCGCTTGGGAGGTTTTTTGTGTCCAAGATGCACTCAACAAGATCCCAAAGCGATGCATATTACACCATCGGTGGCGAAATTAGTTCGGGTCTTTTTATATATTGACTTAGAAAGAATCGGAGAAATCTCTGTAAAGAAAGATACAAGAGCAGGCTTGGAGGAGGTATCTCAAGCGTTTATAAGGGAACATTTGGGTCTGCAAATGAAAGGGCATACTATGATTGCACAAATTAAATCGGTATATGAATCTTAG
- a CDS encoding HD family phosphohydrolase, translating into MGNLLLRTWKHNVQKYKLQENIYVRYFLCALLVVVLFFILLSGTSTVYYDLKVNDRSPEDIIANRTSVDVVATENAKKDAREAVDDIYRLDHTILEKVRIDIDQLFFDVKRLAGEDISQTVKINSLQERSEVNLPEEVYYKLLLTEIEILEQIRTHVRNITIHVMENGITQNELKNARALADDLIIGLDASKDERFIIREIVQNSITANMFFDERATIEKRLKQEELVSDLMIPKNTLIVRKGDIITDDIYSRLNSLNLLEERLKYVDWAGIFILSMLTLLGLIMYLKAYKPEILQDNYILALLILIWIMTLVVIKCIHFTVGVIDYSSVGYLVPVAMSTMLITILISSRVAVFSTVMFSIFVSFVFQPDQAALFDYRFGVVSLVSGFTGVFSVSKMTHRSAIMRAGVIIAVTNVIAISSLHLLTVDFVPPVLSLNLLFGVINGLLSSVLTIGILPFLESTFGILSSVRLLELSNPNHPLLRKLLVEAPGTYHHSVIVGNLAEAAAEAVDGDPLLARVGAYYHDIGKTKRPYMFIENQINKENPHDKIAPSLSTLIITSHPKDGLELAEAHNLPKKICEIIYQHHGTSMLNFFYNKAKESEKSEANAADFRYQCKKPQSKEAAIVMVADAVEAAVRAMSKPTPVRIESMIRKIMKEKLEDGQFDECDLTFKDLDKMVYSFLHVLNGIFHARIEYPTEDKELPTKLESQKESFVHGL; encoded by the coding sequence ATGGGGAATTTACTCTTACGAACTTGGAAACATAACGTTCAAAAGTACAAGCTTCAAGAGAACATCTACGTGCGTTATTTTTTATGCGCACTTTTAGTGGTTGTTCTCTTTTTTATATTGCTTAGTGGAACATCAACGGTGTATTATGACCTGAAAGTTAACGATAGAAGCCCAGAAGACATAATTGCGAATCGTACATCAGTCGATGTAGTTGCTACAGAAAATGCTAAGAAAGATGCTCGAGAAGCAGTAGATGACATCTACCGCTTAGATCATACTATACTTGAGAAAGTGCGAATCGATATCGATCAATTGTTTTTTGATGTAAAAAGACTTGCAGGCGAAGATATCAGTCAGACGGTCAAAATTAATTCTCTTCAAGAGCGAAGTGAAGTAAACTTACCTGAGGAAGTGTATTATAAATTATTATTGACTGAAATAGAAATTCTTGAACAGATTCGCACACATGTACGAAATATTACGATTCACGTGATGGAGAACGGTATTACACAAAATGAATTGAAAAATGCTAGAGCTTTAGCAGATGATTTAATCATTGGCTTAGACGCTAGCAAAGATGAACGTTTTATCATCCGCGAAATTGTCCAGAATTCAATTACTGCTAATATGTTCTTTGATGAAAGGGCTACCATAGAAAAAAGGCTGAAACAGGAAGAGCTAGTATCCGATTTGATGATTCCTAAAAACACGTTAATCGTGAGGAAAGGGGATATCATCACAGATGATATTTATTCAAGGCTCAATTCTCTAAATCTTTTAGAAGAGCGTCTAAAATATGTAGATTGGGCAGGTATATTCATTTTATCGATGTTGACATTGCTTGGTTTAATTATGTATTTGAAGGCATACAAACCTGAAATCCTTCAAGATAATTATATACTAGCTCTATTGATATTAATCTGGATAATGACCTTAGTAGTCATCAAATGTATTCATTTTACTGTTGGAGTCATTGATTACTCTTCCGTCGGATATTTGGTGCCAGTTGCTATGAGTACTATGCTCATTACAATATTAATTAGTTCGCGCGTTGCCGTTTTTTCGACTGTTATGTTCAGTATTTTTGTGAGTTTTGTGTTTCAGCCAGATCAAGCAGCTTTATTCGATTATAGATTCGGTGTTGTGAGTTTAGTCTCAGGTTTTACAGGTGTATTTAGTGTTTCGAAGATGACACATCGTTCCGCGATTATGAGAGCAGGAGTTATTATTGCAGTTACTAACGTGATTGCGATATCTTCACTGCACTTACTAACGGTTGACTTTGTACCACCGGTATTAAGTTTGAATTTGCTGTTTGGAGTTATTAATGGCTTATTATCATCTGTATTAACAATAGGTATATTACCATTTTTAGAGAGTACGTTTGGCATCTTATCTTCTGTAAGGTTATTGGAATTATCAAATCCTAATCATCCATTACTACGGAAGCTACTTGTGGAAGCCCCTGGAACCTATCATCACAGTGTGATAGTTGGCAATCTAGCAGAGGCAGCAGCTGAAGCAGTGGATGGAGATCCATTACTCGCAAGAGTAGGTGCTTACTACCATGATATTGGAAAAACGAAACGCCCGTATATGTTTATTGAAAACCAAATTAACAAAGAAAATCCTCATGATAAAATAGCACCGAGCTTAAGTACGTTAATTATTACATCACATCCTAAGGATGGATTGGAACTAGCGGAAGCTCATAACTTGCCGAAAAAAATATGTGAGATCATATACCAGCATCATGGCACAAGTATGTTGAATTTCTTCTATAACAAAGCGAAAGAAAGTGAGAAAAGCGAAGCAAATGCTGCGGATTTTCGTTATCAATGTAAGAAGCCACAGTCTAAGGAAGCTGCGATTGTGATGGTCGCCGATGCTGTGGAGGCAGCGGTTCGCGCAATGTCCAAGCCTACACCAGTAAGAATCGAAAGTATGATTCGTAAAATAATGAAAGAAAAATTAGAAGATGGGCAATTTGATGAATGTGATTTAACATTCAAGGATTTAGATAAGATGGTATATTCGTTCTTGCATGTATTAAATGGTATATTTCATGCTCGTATAGAATATCCAACGGAAGATAAGGAGTTACCAACGAAATTAGAATCGCAAAAGGAGAGCTTTGTTCATGGCCTTTGA
- a CDS encoding cytidine deaminase — protein sequence MRKQELIQAALEAMEKAYAPYSKFSVGAAILTAKGNIYKGCNIENASYGLTNCAERTAIFKAVSEGEREVVAVSVAGATEEPISPCGACRQVLVEFCKPETPVYLTNVKGDVLETTVAGLLPYAFKL from the coding sequence ATGAGAAAACAAGAATTAATCCAGGCTGCTCTAGAGGCAATGGAAAAAGCATATGCTCCATATAGTAAATTTTCGGTGGGAGCGGCAATTTTAACTGCGAAAGGCAATATTTACAAAGGGTGTAATATCGAGAATGCGTCCTATGGATTAACGAATTGTGCTGAAAGAACGGCTATATTTAAAGCGGTGTCTGAAGGTGAGCGTGAGGTCGTGGCGGTATCGGTTGCTGGAGCCACTGAAGAACCAATATCACCTTGTGGAGCATGTCGGCAGGTTTTGGTAGAGTTTTGCAAACCAGAGACTCCAGTATATTTGACGAATGTTAAAGGAGATGTTTTAGAAACTACGGTTGCAGGATTGTTACCTTATGCTTTTAAGTTATAG
- a CDS encoding sporulation protein YqfD: MIANWLRNTFYGAIKVEVTGKLLSVLLNQLNRSGIPLLNVKRKSVESITFIINIQHFETLRTMVKNTESKIKIVRKIGIPFYNWRLKRRYMFTFGFVFFLLFIWTMSNVLWDIEIVGNNGKSLPYENEKIIREELENTGIRPGVWKGKLAEKDMIQSYMRETLQDRYVWIGMEIRGTKMLIIAVPFAKPPLQEKLAPSNIVATKQAVIRNILVHDGVAMVKAGKKVVPGEVLISGIVGAGKIIPAKGVVEGIVWYTVEVNVPLQREVETYTGESKKKYRLVLGNRELPLYLPSSLEVLQAGHDLKTVIRALSWRSLQFPIQLHVDTYFETKTQIIKLDEQEAKNTALAKASQKIKEQTDYLEVVSETIMKYNMDSEQVYLKLLAEVVEDITARKTITEQDILEHFPKPD, translated from the coding sequence ATGATTGCGAACTGGCTTAGAAACACCTTTTATGGAGCTATAAAGGTAGAAGTTACAGGGAAATTATTATCTGTACTATTAAATCAATTAAATCGATCAGGGATTCCTTTGCTAAATGTAAAGCGTAAGTCCGTAGAGTCCATCACCTTTATTATTAATATCCAACATTTTGAAACCTTGCGAACGATGGTCAAAAATACAGAATCAAAAATTAAGATTGTAAGAAAAATTGGTATCCCATTTTATAATTGGAGATTAAAAAGAAGGTACATGTTCACATTTGGATTTGTATTTTTTTTACTTTTTATTTGGACAATGTCTAACGTATTATGGGATATTGAAATTGTTGGGAATAATGGGAAGAGCTTACCCTATGAAAATGAAAAAATAATTCGCGAAGAGTTGGAAAACACAGGCATACGACCTGGTGTATGGAAGGGTAAGCTAGCTGAAAAAGATATGATTCAAAGTTACATGCGCGAAACGTTACAAGATCGATATGTATGGATAGGCATGGAAATTCGCGGTACTAAGATGCTGATAATAGCTGTACCGTTTGCTAAGCCACCTTTACAAGAAAAACTAGCACCATCGAATATCGTTGCAACGAAGCAAGCTGTAATACGGAATATATTAGTGCATGATGGTGTTGCAATGGTGAAAGCAGGAAAGAAAGTTGTTCCAGGTGAGGTACTAATATCCGGTATTGTAGGAGCAGGAAAAATTATCCCGGCAAAGGGTGTCGTAGAAGGTATTGTTTGGTATACTGTAGAAGTAAATGTCCCACTGCAACGAGAAGTAGAGACATACACTGGGGAGTCAAAGAAGAAATATAGGCTTGTTTTGGGAAACCGAGAGCTTCCATTGTACTTGCCAAGTAGTTTAGAAGTATTGCAAGCAGGTCATGATCTTAAAACGGTTATAAGAGCATTAAGTTGGAGATCCTTGCAATTTCCAATCCAATTACATGTGGATACGTATTTTGAGACAAAAACACAGATAATAAAACTAGATGAACAAGAAGCTAAGAATACAGCTCTGGCCAAGGCTAGTCAAAAAATTAAAGAACAAACAGATTATCTAGAAGTTGTGTCAGAAACAATAATGAAATACAATATGGATAGTGAACAAGTATATCTTAAATTGTTAGCGGAAGTCGTTGAAGATATTACAGCTAGAAAAACTATCACTGAACAGGACATTCTTGAGCATTTTCCAAAACCTGACTAA
- a CDS encoding DUF4342 domain-containing protein encodes MTNNYTNEMNEKTQEELLQEVQTISSYTGANMKEAYQAYMRCNKDVIQAIIELEEVETPAIYERVMIHSEELFEFLRNVVAKGNVSRVVIKRDDKVLMSLPVTMGALGVVMFPYMSIAALLGLMFGQYEVLIEKNKIQQNTTPYTPETARVKKLKLATVDKM; translated from the coding sequence ATGACGAACAATTACACTAATGAAATGAATGAGAAAACGCAAGAAGAGTTATTACAAGAAGTACAGACCATTTCTTCCTACACTGGGGCAAATATGAAAGAAGCTTACCAAGCATATATGCGGTGCAACAAAGATGTAATTCAGGCGATTATTGAATTAGAAGAAGTAGAAACACCAGCAATTTATGAACGTGTAATGATCCATAGTGAAGAGCTCTTCGAATTCTTACGTAACGTAGTGGCTAAGGGAAATGTCAGTAGAGTTGTGATTAAGCGAGATGATAAAGTGTTAATGTCTTTGCCAGTGACAATGGGAGCATTAGGTGTAGTTATGTTTCCTTACATGTCAATTGCTGCATTATTAGGCTTAATGTTTGGTCAGTATGAAGTACTGATTGAGAAGAACAAAATACAGCAAAACACTACTCCTTATACACCAGAAACAGCTAGAGTAAAGAAATTGAAACTTGCGACTGTTGACAAAATGTAA
- the ybeY gene encoding rRNA maturation RNase YbeY: MAFEFEWINEHPTKEVSIELQDQLARCISALSDKFEDNTGEFSIMIVDEQRIHEMNLEYRGKDQPTDVISFALNDNIEETGEDEQLAYYLGDVVICLDIAEKQAHEYGHSLHRELCFLAVHGLLHLLGYDHETEVEEKEMFDLQEEVLQEQGL; encoded by the coding sequence ATGGCCTTTGAGTTTGAGTGGATTAACGAACATCCTACGAAAGAAGTATCGATAGAATTGCAAGATCAACTAGCTCGTTGCATATCGGCATTAAGTGATAAATTTGAAGATAATACAGGTGAATTCAGTATTATGATTGTCGATGAGCAACGTATTCATGAAATGAATCTGGAGTATCGAGGAAAGGACCAACCAACGGACGTAATATCTTTCGCTCTTAATGATAATATTGAAGAGACTGGTGAGGACGAGCAGTTGGCATATTACCTAGGCGATGTAGTGATATGCCTCGACATTGCAGAAAAGCAAGCGCACGAATATGGTCATTCTTTACATCGTGAATTGTGTTTTTTGGCGGTTCACGGCTTACTACATCTTCTTGGATATGACCATGAGACGGAGGTAGAGGAAAAGGAAATGTTTGATTTGCAAGAAGAAGTTTTACAGGAGCAAGGGTTATGA
- the glyS gene encoding glycine--tRNA ligase subunit beta, protein MNRDLLLEIGTEEIPARFMPGILDDLNKKACKWFDDLHISYHSIQVYGTPRRITLLVKELSEKQQDQTIEARGPAVKAAYDEHGQLTKAGEGFARGQGVSAQDLQVRKTDAGEYIYAIKHISGQATQELLGNLDKLILNLQFPKNMRWGTYDIRFVRPLKWLLCLYGKEIITLEIAGQTTSNITYGHRFLYPQPIHVNEPSEYLDKLENAFVIVEQEKRKTAILKEIQRVEQEKQVRVFIDEELLEEVIYLVEYPTALMGNFEQEFLQIPSQVLITSMKEHQRYFPVKDEQDHLLPHFVTIRNGNQRSLETVQKGNEKVLRARLADARFFYEEDKKVSIDTFNNKLQSIVYHEELGTITEKVDRIQEVSIKLASNLGLNNEQQQHLSRITQICKFDLVTQMVYEFPELQGIMGKDYAKLAGETVEVANGIFEHYLPRFAGDILPSNLVNSIASISDKIDTIVGCFGIGIVPTGSQDPYALRRQATGICQIIKANEIELPIDTLIQLALEIFDNKGLLKKDKEVLQKEIFEFFLLRVKNIMQEEGIRYDCIDATITENSTNINEMIARGHALQKALEFSWLSGVIDTFNRVKNISSKSSSTEYSNQHFTEDAEIKLAEAFCNFECVVTTKVDNRDYIAILELINELKPNIDYYFDKVMVMDQNLTIQQNRLGFLKALHIQIAIAGDLSKIINK, encoded by the coding sequence ATGAATAGAGACTTATTATTAGAAATAGGAACAGAAGAAATCCCTGCTAGGTTTATGCCTGGGATTTTGGATGACTTAAATAAAAAAGCATGCAAATGGTTTGATGATTTACATATATCCTATCATTCAATCCAAGTGTATGGTACGCCACGAAGAATTACTTTGCTAGTGAAAGAATTATCTGAAAAGCAACAAGACCAAACAATTGAAGCAAGAGGGCCAGCAGTGAAAGCAGCTTATGATGAGCATGGCCAGCTTACAAAAGCGGGCGAAGGATTTGCTAGAGGACAGGGAGTCAGCGCGCAGGATTTACAAGTAAGAAAAACTGATGCTGGGGAGTATATATACGCCATAAAGCACATTTCTGGACAAGCTACACAAGAACTACTAGGCAACTTGGATAAATTAATCTTGAACTTGCAATTCCCGAAGAATATGCGTTGGGGTACTTATGATATACGGTTCGTACGGCCACTAAAATGGCTTCTATGTTTATATGGGAAAGAAATAATTACACTAGAAATTGCCGGACAAACGACTTCCAATATTACTTACGGGCATCGTTTTTTATACCCTCAACCAATTCATGTTAACGAACCTAGTGAATATTTAGATAAACTAGAAAATGCATTTGTCATAGTTGAGCAGGAAAAGAGAAAGACAGCAATCCTAAAAGAAATTCAGAGAGTTGAACAAGAAAAGCAGGTAAGAGTTTTTATTGATGAAGAATTATTAGAAGAAGTCATATATTTAGTGGAGTATCCAACTGCTTTAATGGGAAATTTCGAACAAGAATTTTTGCAAATCCCTAGCCAAGTGCTAATCACATCTATGAAAGAACACCAACGATATTTCCCAGTGAAAGATGAGCAAGATCACCTTCTCCCTCATTTCGTTACGATACGTAATGGTAATCAAAGATCATTAGAAACCGTACAAAAAGGTAATGAAAAAGTGTTGCGCGCAAGATTAGCAGATGCGAGATTTTTCTATGAAGAAGACAAGAAGGTGTCCATCGATACGTTTAACAACAAGCTTCAATCAATTGTTTATCATGAGGAATTAGGAACCATCACTGAGAAGGTTGATCGCATTCAAGAAGTAAGTATTAAATTAGCTTCAAATTTAGGTCTGAATAATGAACAACAACAACATTTATCACGAATCACCCAGATATGCAAATTTGATTTAGTCACACAAATGGTATATGAGTTTCCAGAATTACAAGGGATTATGGGTAAGGACTACGCAAAGCTTGCCGGTGAAACTGTTGAGGTCGCTAACGGTATTTTTGAACATTATTTACCGAGATTTGCAGGCGATATATTACCGTCCAACCTAGTGAATTCGATAGCTAGTATATCTGATAAAATTGATACTATCGTCGGCTGTTTTGGGATTGGTATTGTTCCAACAGGATCCCAAGATCCATATGCATTACGCAGACAAGCAACAGGTATTTGTCAAATCATAAAAGCCAATGAGATTGAATTACCAATCGATACGTTAATACAACTAGCGCTAGAAATTTTTGATAACAAAGGATTGTTGAAAAAGGATAAAGAAGTGCTTCAAAAAGAAATCTTTGAGTTTTTCCTACTACGTGTGAAGAACATCATGCAAGAAGAGGGCATTCGATATGATTGTATCGACGCAACAATTACAGAGAATAGCACAAATATCAACGAAATGATTGCTAGAGGACATGCACTACAAAAAGCTCTTGAGTTTTCATGGTTGAGTGGTGTAATCGATACGTTTAATCGTGTGAAGAACATTTCGTCTAAATCATCATCTACAGAATATTCAAATCAACATTTTACAGAAGATGCAGAAATCAAGTTAGCGGAAGCGTTTTGCAACTTTGAATGCGTGGTTACGACAAAGGTCGATAACAGAGATTATATTGCTATCTTAGAACTCATCAACGAATTAAAGCCAAACATCGACTACTATTTTGATAAGGTTATGGTTATGGATCAAAATCTTACAATTCAACAAAATAGACTAGGCTTTCTCAAGGCGCTCCACATACAAATTGCTATAGCCGGAGATTTGAGTAAAATTATCAATAAATAG
- a CDS encoding PhoH family protein — protein MSEHITLKIELGNIDETNSLFGPNDQFLKEIEKHFPVKIVTRGGVISIIGEPDVAKKVQSVILDLQELIASKHEVQIRDVIYTIQMQNQNQDDPQKTNIAQILNEEIAKTLKGRAIKVKTVGQKEYIQQIKSKDIVFGVGPAGSGKTFLAVVMAVNALKNNEVKKIILTRPAVEAGEQLGFLPGDLQEKVDPYLRPLYDALTEMLGLETMQKFIERGTIEIAPLAFMRGRTLNDSFVILDEAQNSTIEQMKMFLTRLGFGSKMVVTGDVTQIDLPKGKTSGLNHAVKTLQHIPDIGFTFLKEVDIVRHQLVQKIVKAYEAPPET, from the coding sequence TTGAGTGAACATATTACGCTAAAAATCGAATTAGGTAACATAGATGAGACCAATAGCCTCTTTGGGCCAAATGATCAATTTTTAAAGGAAATTGAGAAACATTTTCCTGTGAAAATTGTTACTCGTGGTGGCGTCATTTCAATTATTGGGGAACCCGATGTAGCAAAGAAAGTACAAAGTGTAATATTAGACTTACAAGAATTAATTGCATCTAAGCATGAAGTGCAAATTCGCGATGTAATTTATACCATCCAAATGCAGAATCAAAATCAAGATGATCCTCAAAAAACAAACATTGCACAGATTTTAAATGAAGAGATTGCGAAAACCCTTAAAGGTCGAGCAATCAAAGTGAAAACTGTTGGGCAAAAGGAATATATTCAACAAATCAAATCGAAAGATATCGTGTTTGGTGTGGGTCCGGCCGGAAGTGGAAAGACTTTTCTTGCTGTAGTAATGGCAGTAAATGCACTGAAAAACAATGAAGTAAAGAAAATTATCCTAACAAGACCTGCCGTTGAAGCTGGGGAACAATTAGGTTTTCTACCAGGTGATTTACAAGAAAAGGTTGATCCTTATTTACGTCCGTTATACGATGCTTTGACTGAAATGCTTGGTTTAGAGACTATGCAGAAGTTTATCGAAAGAGGTACCATTGAGATTGCACCGCTTGCGTTTATGCGTGGACGAACGCTAAATGACTCTTTCGTCATATTGGACGAAGCGCAGAATTCAACAATTGAGCAAATGAAAATGTTTTTAACAAGATTGGGATTCGGTTCGAAAATGGTTGTCACGGGAGACGTTACACAGATAGACTTACCAAAAGGTAAAACATCTGGATTAAACCATGCAGTGAAAACCCTTCAACACATTCCAGACATTGGCTTCACATTCCTAAAAGAAGTAGACATAGTAAGACATCAACTTGTTCAAAAGATTGTAAAAGCATATGAGGCACCTCCAGAGACTTAG
- the era gene encoding GTPase Era, translating to MVNKNFKSGFVSIVGRPNVGKSTLLNKVMGQKIAIMSNKPQTTRNKIQGILTEESFQAIFIDTPGIHKPKHKLGEYMNQQATSTLREVDAILFLVEVDQEPGTGDIFIANLLKDLKTPIILVLNKMDLISKEMLLVRIGQYKDIVNAIAFIPISAIKGENTEVLLDEIKKLLPDGPMFFSADQVTDHPERFIIAELVREKVLHLTHEEIPHSIAVVVEHIAEREGTDTLFISAVIYTERPSQKGILIGKQGLLLKEIGKRARGDIERLLGSKVYLDLWVKVKKDWRNHAIELRNFGFQNE from the coding sequence TTGGTAAATAAGAATTTTAAATCTGGTTTTGTTTCTATTGTTGGTCGCCCGAATGTTGGTAAATCGACATTACTCAATAAAGTTATGGGCCAAAAGATTGCAATCATGTCTAATAAGCCACAAACAACAAGAAATAAGATCCAAGGGATTTTAACAGAAGAATCGTTCCAAGCTATCTTTATTGATACACCTGGGATTCATAAACCAAAGCACAAGCTCGGTGAATATATGAACCAACAGGCGACGAGTACTTTAAGGGAAGTAGATGCCATATTGTTTTTGGTGGAAGTGGATCAAGAGCCAGGAACAGGCGATATCTTCATAGCTAATTTATTGAAAGACCTGAAGACACCTATAATTCTTGTATTAAATAAGATGGATTTAATCTCGAAAGAGATGCTGCTTGTCAGAATTGGACAGTACAAGGATATCGTAAACGCGATAGCATTCATCCCAATCTCTGCGATTAAGGGAGAAAATACAGAAGTTTTATTAGATGAAATCAAAAAACTACTTCCTGATGGCCCTATGTTCTTTTCGGCAGATCAAGTGACAGATCATCCAGAACGGTTTATTATTGCTGAGCTGGTTAGAGAGAAGGTTCTGCACCTCACCCATGAGGAAATTCCTCACTCCATAGCAGTAGTTGTTGAGCACATTGCTGAGCGCGAAGGTACAGACACACTATTTATTTCTGCTGTTATCTATACAGAGCGTCCTTCGCAGAAGGGAATACTCATTGGCAAACAAGGATTGCTCTTGAAGGAAATAGGAAAACGAGCGCGTGGCGATATCGAACGTCTATTGGGATCAAAGGTATACTTAGATTTATGGGTTAAGGTAAAAAAAGACTGGAGAAATCATGCGATAGAATTAAGAAATTTTGGATTCCAAAACGAATAG
- a CDS encoding YqzL family protein: MKNFSWNYFSLSGQVESYLLYKGLEGTNGVEQTLDSNLEKDNVDDI; this comes from the coding sequence ATGAAAAACTTTTCTTGGAATTACTTCTCGTTGTCAGGTCAAGTGGAAAGCTATTTATTGTATAAAGGGTTAGAAGGTACGAATGGTGTTGAACAGACACTGGATTCTAATCTAGAAAAGGATAATGTTGATGATATTTAA
- the glyQ gene encoding glycine--tRNA ligase subunit alpha, translating into MNVQQMILTLQNFWSKQNCAILQPYDVEKGAGTMNPYTFLRVLGPEKWNVAYVEPSRRPADGRYGENPNRLYQHHQFQVIMKPSPDNIQELYLESLKELGINPLDHDIRFVEDNWESPTLGAWGLGWEVWLDGMEITQFTYFQQVGGIDMKPVAVEITYGIERLASYIQEKENVYELEWVQGITYGDIFKMAEYEHSKYTFEHSDSAMLFQLFATYEKEAQKTIDLKLVLPAYDYVLKCSHTFNLLDARGAISVTERTGYIARVRNLARRCAETYYQQREELGFPLA; encoded by the coding sequence ATGAATGTACAACAGATGATTCTGACGTTACAAAATTTTTGGTCTAAACAGAACTGTGCAATTTTACAGCCTTACGATGTAGAAAAAGGTGCTGGGACAATGAATCCGTATACTTTTTTACGAGTACTTGGTCCTGAGAAATGGAACGTAGCTTATGTAGAACCATCTAGAAGACCCGCAGATGGAAGGTACGGTGAGAATCCGAATCGTTTATATCAACATCATCAGTTTCAAGTGATTATGAAACCGTCCCCTGACAACATTCAAGAATTATATCTAGAAAGTTTGAAGGAACTGGGAATCAATCCATTAGACCATGATATCAGATTTGTAGAAGATAATTGGGAATCTCCTACTCTTGGAGCATGGGGACTAGGTTGGGAAGTTTGGCTAGATGGCATGGAGATAACACAATTCACGTACTTCCAACAAGTTGGTGGCATTGATATGAAACCAGTGGCAGTGGAAATTACTTACGGAATTGAACGATTAGCTTCCTATATTCAAGAAAAAGAAAATGTTTACGAGTTAGAGTGGGTACAAGGAATTACCTATGGTGATATATTTAAAATGGCGGAATATGAGCATTCGAAATATACGTTTGAGCATTCTGATAGTGCCATGCTTTTCCAACTATTCGCTACCTATGAAAAGGAAGCACAAAAGACAATTGATTTGAAATTAGTGCTGCCAGCATATGATTATGTCCTTAAATGCTCTCACACATTTAATCTTTTGGATGCCAGGGGAGCAATTAGCGTAACAGAACGAACAGGTTACATTGCTAGGGTAAGAAATTTAGCGCGCCGTTGTGCAGAAACATACTATCAACAAAGAGAAGAACTAGGCTTTCCATTAGCATAG